GAGCACCTGCGCGCCGTCGCGCACCGCGAGGTGGACCGTGGCGCGGGTCGCGGCGTACAGGTCGTGGAGGTACGGCGAGGCCACCTCCCGCAGCCCGGTCTGCACGGGCGCCAGCATGCCGACGTCCCACAGCCGCCGCCCGACGACGTAGTGCCCGTCGGAGGTGCGCCGCAGGGCGCCCCACGCGACCAGCTCCCCGACCAGCCGGTGCGCCGTCGGCACCGGCAGGCCGGCCCGCCCGGCCAGCTCGGTCAGCGTCAGCCGCCGGTGCTGCTCGTCGAACGCTCCCACGAGCGCCAGCGCGCGCCCGGTGACCGTCGTCCCCGCGCTCGAGGTGTTGCCCGCCATGGCGCCATCCTTCCACCCACCGGAACCACGACCCGCCTCTCTCGAGCGGGGTCAGCGGGCGACGGCCTCCTCGGGGGCGAGGTGGGCGGGGACGGTGGCCAGCGCCGCGACGGCGAGCAGCGCGGCGACCGCGAAGGCGTAGAAGCCCCAGGGGTACGCCACGCCGGCCGTCACGAGCGCGCCGCCGAGGAAGGGTCCGACGATGGCGCCCACGCGGCCCACGCCGGCGGCCAGGCCGAGGGCCGTGCCGCGCACCTCCGGCGGGTAGAGGTGGCCGACGAAGGCGTAGACCAGGACCTGGGCGCTGAAGACGAAGATGCCGGCGAGCAGGACGGCGGCGTACACCACCACGGCGCTCTCGACCTTGATGGACAGCAGCGCCAGGAACACGGCGGCCAGGCCGAACCACAGCAGCACGGTCGGCTTGTTGCCGCGCGAGTCCGAGAGGCCGCCGGCCACCAGCAGGCCGATGACGGCGCCGACGTTGAGGACGAGCAGCAGGCCGGTGCCGGCGGTGATGGAGTAGCCCGCCTCCCCCATGATCGTGGGCAGCCAGGTGTTGAGGCCGTAGACGAGCAGCAGGCCCATGAAGGAGGCGACCCACAGGCCGATGCTCACGGCCAGGTAGCGACCGCGCACGACGTCCCCGCTGCGGACCTGCGCGGAGGTCCGGCCGGCCTCCCGGTCGGCCACGGCGCGCAGGTAGGTCTCCGACTCGGGCAGCCTGGCCCACATCACCGGCAGGGTCAGCAGGCCGAGCACGCCGCCCACGACGAACATCGAGCGCCAGCCGTGGTCCTCGACCAGCCACAGCGCGAGCAGCGCCGTCAGCACCGCGCCGACGTGGTAGCCGGTCATCATCCGGGTCACCGCCGAGCCGCCGCGGCCCTGGGGCGCGTGCTCGGTCATGAAGGCCAGCGCTGTGGGCAGGCAGGCCCCGAGCCCGAGGCCCGCCAGGAACCGCAGCACGGTGAACTGGGTGACGTCCTGGGCCACCGCGACGGCCAGGGTCAGCACCGAGAAGGCCGCGATGCAGGAGATCAGCGTGACGCGGCGGCCGACGCGGTCGGTCAGCGGGCCGACGGCCACGGCGCCGAGCCCGACGCCGACCAGGCCGATGGTCGAGG
This genomic interval from Nocardioides scoriae contains the following:
- a CDS encoding MFS transporter; protein product: MSSSSPDLRPTSGAAAEGGRRDRWPVWLCWVAVALDGFDLVVLGAVIPTLRATGDLGFTPSSLTAASTIGLVGVGLGAVAVGPLTDRVGRRVTLISCIAAFSVLTLAVAVAQDVTQFTVLRFLAGLGLGACLPTALAFMTEHAPQGRGGSAVTRMMTGYHVGAVLTALLALWLVEDHGWRSMFVVGGVLGLLTLPVMWARLPESETYLRAVADREAGRTSAQVRSGDVVRGRYLAVSIGLWVASFMGLLLVYGLNTWLPTIMGEAGYSITAGTGLLLVLNVGAVIGLLVAGGLSDSRGNKPTVLLWFGLAAVFLALLSIKVESAVVVYAAVLLAGIFVFSAQVLVYAFVGHLYPPEVRGTALGLAAGVGRVGAIVGPFLGGALVTAGVAYPWGFYAFAVAALLAVAALATVPAHLAPEEAVAR